AAAAGTGGGTAGGGATTATTTTTGAAAATGATTAACCTAAGTATTTTTGTTCAAATTTATTTGTAGAACCTTGTTTAAAATGTTCTTGGTTGAAAAGGTATAATTTAACAAGTGATCGTGAAAAGGCCGACATTAGTGCCATATTGATTCCCATTTTTCCCATTCTCCACGATTTGAACCACATTTGAAAAAAAGTACCTACAAAGTTAATGAGCACAAGTGCTGCATTTGATTGTTTGTTCCTTTTAAGTTTTTCCTGTGCTACGAAAATTGTAAATCTTGGTAATTTTTGTAGCCATTCATCCATTCCATATTCTTGATCATGAAGAATTCTAAGTGAAAAAGGAAAATCGGTCATATGAGGATCACCTTCTTCAAGAATTTTACCATCCACAATATGTCTATGATGAGCTCCTCCTGTATAAGTGATCATGTCCCTTCGAAAGAGTCTTTCTTGATAATTTGATCTTCCATGGCCAGAAGTTATTTCAATGCCTTCAAAAAATTCTGAACGTACACATCGATACATAATAATGTTGGGATCATTTTTCTTAACAGCAGTAAATATTTCTTGGGCGAGTTCTGGCGTACAACATTCATCAGCATCAATCATGAAACACCACTCTTTTGAAGCATGCTTAATGGATACATTTCTCTGTTCAGTAAATCCTGGCCATGGATTTGTGATAAATTTAACATTTTGGTAGTTTTCACAAATTTCTTTAGAATTATCGGTTGAACCACCATCAACGATAATAATTTCTTCAAAGCGTTTTAAAGAATTCAAACACCTTTTAATTCTATGGGCCTCGTTTTGAGCAATGATTAAAACTGAAACAGGGATAATTTCCATATTTACCTGATGAGAATGGAGCTCACGACGGGATTTGAACCCGTGACCTCTTCCTTACCAAGGAAGTGCTCTACCCCTGAGCCACGTGAGCATAAAGTTAAGTTTTATTAATAATGGTATGTGATTGAAAAGACAAATATTTTCATTCGAGTTAAATATTGTTCAAAAGTGGCCATATTGAGTTATAAATTTTTATAAAAGGTATTTTCTTTAAATGAAAATAGGAGAGGATGATGCGCTGTTTCAGGTGGAGCGATGTGCTATTTTGCTCAATTTTTTACCTTTTTCTCTTGTCAGCAAACTTTTTATCTAAGATACTGTTGACGCTTTTTAAATAACATTTTATATGGACTCATATAGTTAGCCGTTCATTGAAGGAGACAGAGAGATGTCAAAAGAAAAATTTGATCGTAGTAAACCACACGTAAACATCGGTACAATTGGTCACGTTGACCATGGTAAAACAACTTTAACTGCAGCAATATCAAAAACACTTGCAGAGGCCTCAGGTAAGGTAGCTAAAAGATTTGATGAAATTGACTCTGCTCCTGAAGAAAAAGCTAGAGGTATTACGATTAATACTTCTCATATCGAGTATGAAACAGCAAATAGACATTATGCTCACGTAGATTGTCCAGGTCACGCTGACTATGTAAAAAATATGATTACTGGTGCTGCTCAAATGGATGGCGCTATTTTAGTTTGTTCTGCTGCTGACGGCCCAATGCCTCAAACAAGAGAGCACATTCTTCTTGCAAGACAAGTTGGTGTTCCAGCTATCGTTGTCTTTCTAAATAAAGTTGACCAAGTAGATGATGAAGAACTACTAGAACTTGTTGAAATGGAAATTAGAGAACTTCTTTCTTCTTATGATTTCCCAGGGGATGATATTCCTATCGTTGCAGGTTCAGCTCTAGCAGCACTAGAAGGAAGAGATGATGAGATTGGTAAAAACAAAGTTCTTGAACTTATGGCCGCAGTTGATGAATACATTCCAACTCCAAAAAGAGATGTTGAAAAAGACTTCCTTATGCCAGTTGAAGATGTATTTTCAATTTCTGGACGTGGTACAGTTGTAACAGGAAGAATTGAAAGAGGGATTGTTAAAGTTGGTGAAGAAGTTGAAATTATCGGTATCAGAGATCTTCAAAAGACAACTGTTACAGGTGTTGAAATGTTCAGAAAACTTCTTGATCAAGGTGAGGCCGGAGATAACGTTGGTCTTCTTCTTAGAGGTCTTAAGAGAGAAGATGTTGAAAGAGGTCAGTGTCTTATTAAACCAGGTACTGTAACTCCTCACGCTGAATTTTCTTGTGAAGTTTATATTCTTACAAAAGATGAAGGTGGACGTCATACTCCAATCTTCAAAGGATATAAGCCACAATTCTATTTCAGAACAACAGATGTTACTGGTGAAGTAACTCTCCCAGATGGAACAGAGATGATTATGCCAGGTGATAACACAAGCTTCAAAGTGAAGCTTATCACTAAGATAGCAATGGAAAAAGGTCTTCGTTTCGCTATCCGTGAAGGTGGTAGAACAATCGGTGCTGGAACAGTATCTGATATTCTTGACTAATTTATTGTTTTTTCTAGACATTAAAATATTTGGGGTAGCAAAAGCTACCCCTTTTTTTTAGTTTCATTCTGAAATAACATACCTATATGTGGTTCTATGTCCTCATTTTATTTATATCTTTTGCGGCCCATGCAAACACATTAGTTAAGAAGAATTTTTTAGATCAATTTTCTTCATCCTTGGGTTTGGTAAATATTAGTTTTGCTGAAAATCAGTCAACACTCACAAATGAAGATGCGACAACAACAACCGCAGCACAAGGTAATAATAGCAATATTGCTTTGAATGTTAATTATAACATTCCACTTAATCTTAATGGATCAGTTTTTTCACAAGCTACCGTTCCCGTTGTTACAAATGATGGTTCAGGACTTTTTACAGTTGGTGCTGGCTATAATTATTTTATTTCTTCCGTTTCAGGTAGAAGCAAAGTTATTGATCCAAATGTAAAACTTTCATTAACTCCAGATATTCGATACTATATTGGCGGCCAACTTAACCTAGGCTACTTAATTTATGTTTCTGAAACGGCCAGAAAGAGTGATGTGTTGATTGAATTAGGAATACAAGCTGGTATCATTTATAATTTTAAAAAGTCTCTGGCCATTAAGGCAGAAGCTATGATGGGACGAGGAATTGGAGTTTCAACGGCCACAACAAATACAAAATTCTTTGCAGGCATTTCTATTGACCTCGATAGGTATATGCTAATTTTTTAATCAAATTGACTTCTCACTGAATCAAGTATAACTTAAGCGTCTTAGAACTAGGGCGTATGGCTCCAATGGTAGAGCGGCTGATTCCAAATCAGTAGGTTGGGGGTTCGAGTCCCTCTGCGCCCGCCACTTTTCTACGAACCAAAACTTTTTCACATTTACGTAGTTTTATCAGATAACGAATGCTGAATAAATCAATTTCAACTGATTTAAATTCAAGTTTTTCTCCATTCTTATTATATGGAACAAGAACCATTTCCTTAATGCCGTAGTTCATAATGAAAAGATCAATTATATGAGCTTTTCTTGTAAAAATCTTTCTAAAAGTGAGTATATCATTCTGTGGAAAAGGTAATTCAAAAAGATTTCCATAGGAATCACTTGTAAGCAATCTTCTATTTTCCGTATCAATTAGATAGCTACTAATGTAGCTCTCGAATTGATACCAAGAATTATTTTCTTCAGTATAAAGTCGAAGACCATACTTATTGTTTATAGACATCAAATAGTTTGAAAAACGAAATATCTGTGTCGTTCCATTTGAATTTTTAGTTTTTCTCCACTTATTATTATTTTGATCATAATAATATACCTTACTTTTGTGAATTCTAAATGTCTTTATACCACTTAACTCTACAGAAGATGGGACTGATATACTATTCTGTTTCTGCGAAAAATCAGAGTTAGCAAATAGCTCAGAGGATGAGAAAACGAAAAAAACATATAGTATGAATACTTTCATAAATGGACCTTAATTTTGATGTATTGGTTTTTATATCATACCAAATGGTAATTTTAAGAAATAAGAATGTGATGGAGAAACTTTTATATATTTGATTCTAGTAGAATTATTGAATAAAAACTAAAAAATATTTTGTACCTGGGTAATATCAGTTTAATTTTATTTTATTATTTAAAAAATTTTATTTGTTATATATCAATATTTAACTTTGTGAAAACAACGAGCTCCTCCTCCCGTATATGGTTCATCGTGACCATTTTGAAAGACTTTCTCAAAATTAGGTAAACCCCAATATAACGACCATCTTGATGATGGGATATCTAAACGGCGAATTGAACTAAAGGATCCTCCTACCATTAGATAGCGATGATCTTCAAAATCATCTGATAACCCATCAAATACTTTTTTGGTAATATGAATATAATCCTGATAATCAATGATATCCATTTTTGATTTAAAATCATTAAGTAAATACGTTCCTGCAGGACATACGCTCGCCACATCTTTAAAGGAAAGACCTGTTAGAGGTGAGATACATGGTGTGCTGATATTTGTGTATTCATACCTACTTCCCCAGCTAGGTATAAAGTCCCAGTCTAAATCTAAAGAATCTGGATCTATTTGTTCAATTGAATAATTTGGTCGTTTGTAAGTATTGCTTAGATCGAAATTTTCAAAATTCCAACTTGGAAAATCTGGATCATCGTAATTCATATAGTTTGTTGTCCATTCCCAAGCATTGCCAAGCAAGTCTTGAATTCCGTATTTTGAAGTACATTCTCGTCCACTCCTATCTGTAACTATAAGTGATGGGCCATTAGTATTACAATCACCGGGTCTTTCAATATCAACAGATGCCAGCATAAAAATATTTCGATTAAGAAGGGTGTGATGAATATCATTTTGAACTATTGAAGGATAACTAATTTGTCTCGAATCACAATAGTTTATAGCGGTATCAACATCATCAAATAAATAGGGTATACCAGGAGCGTTTGAGAATTCTCCAGAAGAATACTTATTTTCAAACTTGTCTATAATGATATCAGACTCAATATCAAAGCGACTATTTGCTGAACCAATGCCATCTAGTGGACAGGAATTTCCTAAAAATCTAAATAACTCAACCGGTGTTTTTCCTAGTTCTTGCAAACATGTTCTAGTATTTACTGTTAATCTATGCATTAGTGCCATATTCTCAGTAGGCATTATAACCCTAATTTCTTGATCTCCCTCTTTGCTCTTTAAGGGAAATAGTCCATCGTTGTTGTTTATATTAAACACTCCTTCGACTCTGTACATATAAACTTCTCCGGCCTCCAATAAAGGGTAGTCCGGGTCTGATTCAGAAATTTCATTATCAGTATATTGAATGAATGGAATAATATTTTCAATTTCTGTAGGATCTACAAGGTCTGAATTTATTGGATGATCGGGATAAACTCCGTTGAATTTTCGTCTATAAACGTTGTAGCCTACAATATTTGTCTTGTCTGGGGCCTTAGTTGTTATTGGTTTCCACTTAATATTTACAAATTGATTAGAATTTATAGACTGTCCTTCTGCAAGTACTTCTCTCCATCCATTAAAAATGGCATCTGGAGCTTTTGAGTTTCCTATTAATACCGCTCGCTTTGTTTCGTATTCTGTATCTTCAGGATAACGTTTATAAGTAATATAAACGCACATCCCACTTAGTTTATTTATTAACCTAGGCGTGAATTTAACTTTAAATCCACATTTATCACCAAAGTTGAATTCAGAATTAGTTACACATGTGTTATCAAAGAATTCAAAATCATCAATTAATCCATCAATTCTTTCATAATCGGACCATTTCGATGACACAATTTGAGTATTCGTACAATCTCCAACTCCCCAAGACTCAACTGTTGGAATTGTGAGAAGAGTACCAGTTTTTGCACCATCTGCAGTAGCTTCAACTATAAATTCTTTTGTTACTTGTTCATTTAACTCAGGTTCACCAAAGTCAACAAACATCAATCCTCCCGTTCTATTTGGTAGGATATCAATTTTTGCCCATGGTATACCTGAACCCCAAATATATGAAAATCTATCATCACAATCTGAATTTCCGAGGCAATCTACCCAACTATATTTTTTATAACTTGATGTATTGAGATAATCTACTTCGACTCTCGCTATGTGAGGGCCATCTGTTGGTGGAGTAAAATTTACCTCTATTTCACAAAAGTCTCCATTAGGGCCAATGTCAATTTTTAAATACTGATCGTCTACAACTTCAAGAATGGTGCAACTTGCACTTGAGGTTCCTAACCTATTTCCAAATACGAATTCGTTATTTGGACTTCCATTTATTCTAAGATTAAGAACTTCTCCATATGAAGATGCCGTAACATGACCTTCATTTCGAATTTTCACTTTCTGAGTTTCTGCCTGAACACCTTTCGAAACAAGAGGAAATGCTGCTGCATAGTAGATTGGTGTCCCAGATGGTGTAATATGCACATCACCTTTTTCAATAGCAATACTTGGATTAAGGCCACCTGCATGGCCATTTAGATCAATAATCAGTTCTGTTAAAGGTTCGGCCTGTTCTTCTCCACTACCATGATATCTCATAACAAGCTGTGCATTTTTAGCAATAACAGTTTCGGGAACGACATAATGCATTTCTACTAGGATATCTGTTGTTATTAGGCCATTAATAGTCGGAGTTATGTTATCAATAACAAAAGAGTCTTTGTCTGGTCCAATAATTTCATAAGAAAAATCAGTTAGATTCCATAGGCCAACTCTATTAACAGTAAATGTCTCATTATAGTAATATGGCTCAAATCCTCTTGCTGAAGGTAAGCTAACTTCTTGAGCTTCAAATTCTACAGAACCATCGGGAAAAGACAAAATTGACGGATCTACTACTGCTCTATTAATAGAATATTCTAATATCTGATAATTATCATCATTCGCATCTAATCCATTGTTTGTTATAAAATCTATTCTCTGTTCATCATAGACACCAAACGGAGTGTCTTTAGTATTTTTCATAAAATCAACTTGAAATGTACAGTTTTCGTATCTCTGAAGTACTTTTCCTGTACAGTTATCTTTAGCAGAATCTATTGAGAAATAAGAATTTGGTGTTTTAATTGTATAGTTTGCTAAAACAGGAGATGCTCCAGAATTTTCGATCAATATTACAGATGAACGAATATGGTTCTTGTTTGGTAAAGAAGGAAGTACGTGTGACTCATTATCTAAAGGTTTGACATCAACTGAGATTACAGGAATTGGAACGTCTCGAGTTGGAATATCTATTGTATATGACTTTGTATCAGCTCCATTATTATATGTGACCTTGAGTTGATAATCCTGGTCCGTGTTATATGGGACTTCATTTTTAGGACTATATTTTAAATAAAGTATTCTATACATTGATGAAGCAAGTGCTTTTGGACAAGAATTGGATTCAAGGCAATCAAGCTTTAGGTACCCATTATTAGGGATGATTTCAAATGTCATATTTGATACTTCTATGCGTTCATTTGGAAATCTTCCATTGTAGATAAGTATCTCTTGCGTTTTAGTTGATGAGCCGATTGTAACAGTCATATCATCACGTGAAAAAGAAACGTTGTCAGTTACGTCTAATAGGGATTCATTGTTAAGCATTGGATTGGTGGTTTCTGTACCCTTATAAAAAATTAAATGACCTCTTTGTTGAGTCAACGTATTTAGTTTTAATGGTTCAGTTTCAACAGTTCTTTTTTGATCGTTGTAAGAAAAAATAATATCAACAAATTCTTCTTTTTTAGGGAACGTTGTTTCGATAGGATAATTTGGAGAAAAGCTAAATTTTTTTTGACAGCTTTCATTTACGAGCAATTCAGAATTACATGTATTGCTAATTTCGGAAACATAAGACTGTAATTCACTAAAAGTTTTTGCGGCCAACTCAGTTGCTTTGTTGTAACCTATATTTTCAAATGTTATAGTGAATTCTGGTCGACTTCCAACTACAGGATTATTGACTACTGCTTCAAGCTCTTTTTTATCAATACTAACTTTAATTTTAGCTGCCAATTCGCGGGCCTTTACTTTTAAATCTGTATCGATAGATTTTGTAAGTGTCGGATCGGTGTAAAAGACAGAAAATTTTCCATAAACTTCAAGTTCATTTCTAATAGGACTTGCAATAATATCAAGTAGACAAGTTTGTCCCCAGCCTAATACAGTTCCACAAGTACCGTTGGTTCCAGGATATTTCCCTCCATTAAAAGAAAATACTCCTTTGTCTGCAGAATTTTCTGTTGCAAAAGTAACCGAAAGATTTAAGGCATCCATGTCTCCAGAGTTTTTTAATTTAAATAAGTGATTACTTTTAGTTAAGGGCTCAACTTCTCCATAATCGTATGGGGCCGTAACCTCATCAATGACTTCTAGGTCTGCAGGGTATCCTGATCTTGCAGTTAGGTGAATTTCTCGAGTTAAAATTTCAGCAATACCATTATTGAAACTTAAAGTAATAATTTTATCATATTGACCAACTTCATTTCCTATAAAAATAAACTCTATCTCGCAACTTTCGTTTGAGGGGAGATCATTACCGCAATTCCCTTTTTCACCAGGATATTCTCCTGAGTCACCAGAGTATCTAAAAGGAGAGCTACCAAGATTAGTTTCAGAAACTTGAATATTTAAAGCAGGTAGTTTCCCTGGGTTTGTAAATCTTACCTTAAATTTATATGGTTTTGATAAACTATGAAAACCAATATCATACAGTCCATTATTTGGAGAGATAAGATCCGATTTCGTATTTGGTTCAAATACAACTTGTTTTGACATTGGGTCTGGCATATTACAGCCACTAAGAATCACAAGTGTAAGAAGAATATTTATGAATGTTTTCATTACTAAAACCTTCTTCTAGTTTGTAGGTATTCCATCAACTGCTTCAATAAAACCACCGGGTGCAATTTTAATTTTCACACCACATCTAATTCTTGTTTGATTATTTTTATTTTCAATATCTTCCCACTCAAATCGTGCTCGTTTAGAAATATTTGTTTCATTTACAGCAAAGGCATCCACGTCAATTGAAGGTCTAAAAATAAATGAATATTGCTCACTTATATTTCCCCACGCAGGAGTTGTTCCATCATGAAATAAATACTTAGCTGATACATCTCCAACGACAAGAGCTTCACGTGTCCCTGAATATATTGTTCGTGAGAAAAATTCTCCGAAACCTAATATATCTGGATAAGAATAATTCACGTTATCATCAGTTGGATGACAGTCTGGTTGACCCATACGACATAGGAGTGATTGTCCAATAACATGCGAAAATTGTGAATTTTTAAGCGGATACCATATACTTGAAGCACTCGCTTCAACATTTGTAATATTCGGATATAAAGGGATTCCATCGTTATAATCATATTGATTTCCCATATCGTTAGTACCTGGATCACCTGGTTCAGGATCATATTTTTCCGAGCTATGTGTAAATCTACCAAAGTGATTGTCATCCTCACTATCGTATTTTAACCAATAGAATTCCTTCTCAAATCCATTTTTATATATAACTCCATTATCTGCAATTTCCTTAAAAGAGGGACTTGATCCGAAACGTCCAAAGGGCCAATTTGTTCCATTATATTTTGCACTAAATATACCTGACAAAAGGGAGTCTGAAGGAGCCGTATAACACTTTTCATTTGCTTGTCCAGATCCATCTGTAATACCTTCACACACTGCCTGGTCACTTAAGAACTCTCTGTAACCAATATAATCCTGAATTCCAAAACGACTAACACACTTATAACCAGATGTTGGATCTGCATCATTAAACATTGGATAATGACCTGTCCCTCTTTGATTTCGGTTTCTTCTAGTATCAGCACCAAAAAAACCGTTTTCAATACTGCTTGTTGAATAAGTATGCCTCATTGTTGAATAATACGTTGAAATAAGCCCTGTTGTACAATTTCCAACGACGTCTGAGGCCAATCCTTTTTCCAACGTATTAATTTGTTCAGTCGTTAGAAATTTTGATGGCTCTAGAGATAAATTCTTTTCTCTTGCATTCAATAGTCTTTTTCTAATTGGTGAGGAAACTTCTGAAGAACCTGTTTGAATTTGTATTGAATGACTTAAACATAAAGACTGCGCCTGAGGTTGGTGTACGTTTACAAGTGGTGGTAACATTGAATCATTTGATGAAATAACATTTCCATAGCCATTGATATCACCAAAATTTGTATAATTTCTCCCAAGTATTTCATCGGAAACAGGAGTGACAATTAAGCTCGAAGTTGGAGGCTCGAGTGTTTTTCCTGTGCTTGCTTCAGTTAAATTGTTTGTAGTATCTACAGTATAACCTTTAACTCGTGCGCTGATACCATTAAATGTACTGTCTATATAATTGATTGGCTGCCAGTTTTTGAGATTTGATGAGGCATAAATTGTATCTTCAGTAATTTCAGCTATTCTTAAATGACAAGTATTATTCCAGGTAGAGTATGCTACTGATGCACCTTTGTGTGCGTACATTGTAGAAATAGA
The nucleotide sequence above comes from Halobacteriovoraceae bacterium. Encoded proteins:
- a CDS encoding glycosyltransferase family 2 protein, translating into MEIIPVSVLIIAQNEAHRIKRCLNSLKRFEEIIIVDGGSTDNSKEICENYQNVKFITNPWPGFTEQRNVSIKHASKEWCFMIDADECCTPELAQEIFTAVKKNDPNIIMYRCVRSEFFEGIEITSGHGRSNYQERLFRRDMITYTGGAHHRHIVDGKILEEGDPHMTDFPFSLRILHDQEYGMDEWLQKLPRFTIFVAQEKLKRNKQSNAALVLINFVGTFFQMWFKSWRMGKMGINMALMSAFSRSLVKLYLFNQEHFKQGSTNKFEQKYLG
- the tuf gene encoding elongation factor Tu; this encodes MSKEKFDRSKPHVNIGTIGHVDHGKTTLTAAISKTLAEASGKVAKRFDEIDSAPEEKARGITINTSHIEYETANRHYAHVDCPGHADYVKNMITGAAQMDGAILVCSAADGPMPQTREHILLARQVGVPAIVVFLNKVDQVDDEELLELVEMEIRELLSSYDFPGDDIPIVAGSALAALEGRDDEIGKNKVLELMAAVDEYIPTPKRDVEKDFLMPVEDVFSISGRGTVVTGRIERGIVKVGEEVEIIGIRDLQKTTVTGVEMFRKLLDQGEAGDNVGLLLRGLKREDVERGQCLIKPGTVTPHAEFSCEVYILTKDEGGRHTPIFKGYKPQFYFRTTDVTGEVTLPDGTEMIMPGDNTSFKVKLITKIAMEKGLRFAIREGGRTIGAGTVSDILD